A section of the Sceloporus undulatus isolate JIND9_A2432 ecotype Alabama chromosome 3, SceUnd_v1.1, whole genome shotgun sequence genome encodes:
- the LOC121927268 gene encoding LOW QUALITY PROTEIN: prosaposin-like (The sequence of the model RefSeq protein was modified relative to this genomic sequence to represent the inferred CDS: inserted 1 base in 1 codon; substituted 1 base at 1 genomic stop codon) — MVRCFSSLVLLSAVAAAALSSPLLLQNDCTKGPEVWCRNLQAASHCKAIKHCRQTVWNKPTVKSIPCDLCKEIVTVAGKVLKDNATEEEIYAYMTKVCEFLPDPGLVSQCKDMVEAYLPNILDMIKEELDDPQVVCSALTLCQSLQKHLAEIKLQKQLQSNKIPELDFSELASPFMANVPLLLFPQDKPKQKSQGSGDVCKDCVQLXTDIQEAVKTNCNIWSLLMTRSRSVNPGPAFADTCKSXSPRSDLAIQMMMHMQPQVICQMVGFCSSVKSVPLQTLLPAKTIKPVKVEPVETGLSQRESFSLCDACTIMVEEVASLLESNKSEEEMVYGMEKVCSVLPAHLQEECRDFVEIYGKSLIDMLLEATDPKTVCVLLKCCANKALPAEKLVPVKSQVGNLCDVCKMVVAYADKELAKNATAAEIEDFLERVCHYLPQSISDQCVQFVDQYEPVVVQLLAEMMDPTFVCSKLGVCEITTQSLLGSEVCVRGPGYWCKNMETALQCNAVEHCKRHVWN, encoded by the exons ATGGTGCGGTGCTTCTCTAGTTTGGTTCTCCTCtccgcggtggcggcggcgg CCTTGTCAAGTCCCCTCCTACTGCAGAATGATTGCACAAAAGGTCCTGAGGTCTGGTGTCGGAACTTGCAGGCTGCATCTCATTGCAAGGCAATTAAACATTGTCGGCAGACTGTCTGGAACAAGCCCACAGTG aAAAGCATTCCTTGTGACTTGTGTAAAGAAATCGTAACTGTAGCTGGAAAGGTCTTGAAGGACAATGCCACAGAG GAAGAAATATATGCCTACATGACTAAGGTCTGTGAGTTTCTTCCTGATCCAGGCCTTGTTTCTCAGTGCAAGGATATGGTGGAAGCGTATTTGCCAAACATTTTGGACATGATCAAAGAGGAGCTT GATGATCCTCAGGTTGTATGCAGTGCACTGACATTGTGTCAGTCCCTTCAGAAGCATCTGGCAGAAATAAAACTGCAGAAGCAGCTTCAATCTAACAAGATTCCTGAACTGGACTTCTCTGAACTTGCATCTCCTTTCATGGCTAATGTGCCACTTCTCCTTTTTCCTCAAGACAAACCTAAGCAAAAATCTCAG ggAAGTGGGGATGTATGTAAAGACTGTGTTCAGC TAACTGACATTCAGGAAGCAGTGAAAACTAACTGCAACATTTGGAGTCTTCTAATGACAAGGTCACGGAGTGTGAACCCTGGCCCAGCCTTTGCTGATACG TGCAAGTCCTAATCTCCCAGATCAGATTTGGCTATTCAGATGATGATGCATATG CAACCACAGGTTATTTGCCAGATGGTTGGATTCTGTTCTTCTGTGAAATCCGTGCCTCTCCAAACTCTGCTGCCTGCAAAAACTATCAAACCAGTAAAGGTAGAACCAGTTGAG actggCCTGAGTCAAAGAgaatctttctctctgtgtgatgCATGTACAATTATGGTGGAAGAGGTGGCCAGCCTTCTGGAAAGCAATAAGTCAGAG GAAGAGATGGTTTATGGAATGGAGAAAGTCTGTTCTGTACTACCTGCACATCTCCAGGAGGAGTGCCGGGACTTTGTGGAAATCTATGGCAAATCTCTTATTGACATGCTTTTGGAAGCAACTGATcctaaaactgtgtgtgtgttactgAAATGCTGTGCAAACAAGGCTTTGCCTGCTG AAAAACTTGTTCCAGTGAAGTCACAGGTTGGGAATCTCTGTGATGTGTGCAAGATGGTTGTTGCTTATGCAGATAAAGAATTGGCTAAGAATGCTACTGCTGCTGAGATTGAAGATTTTCTGGAAAGAGTCTGCCACTACTTGCCCCAGTCTATTAGTGACCAG TGTGTACAGTTTGTGGATCAGTATGAACCAGTAGTTGTGCAGCTCTTAGCAGAAATGATGGACCCCACTTTTGTGTGTAGT AAACTTGGCGTTTGTGAGATAACCACACAGTCTCTTCTGGGGTCAGAGGTATGTGTCCGTGGACCAGGCTATTGGTGTAAAAACATGGAGACAGCATTGCAGTGCAAT gcTGTTGAACATTGCAAGCGCCATGTGTGGAACTAG